In Flavobacterium okayamense, a single window of DNA contains:
- a CDS encoding ABC transporter permease, producing MITKLAWRNIWFKPLNTILSIILLTSSVAIITVLILLEKQFEEKFTNNLDGIDLVMGAQGSPLQLILSSIYQVDAPTGNISLDSAKVWMQNPMVEKAIPLAFGDNYKGFKILGTNQDYLNHFKVEFSEGKTFDNNFEVVIGSEIAQKLTLNVGDEFFGSHGDSEEGEVHDHYAYKVVGIAKQTGKVVDNLILCTIPSVWQMHHQGHENPAHGEEGHVHEEGDEHEHEHHEAADLTMDEPGMEITSVLLQMRNPMAKLTWQRIIPQNTKMQAASPAIEINRLFTLFGVGIDALRYLAYGIMLISGISIFIALFNTLKERKSEFALLRVNGAGRLQLLKLVLIESLLLCIVGFIFGTILGRIALVLISKSSEADFKLSFNPYEFIWNKEGWLLALTLLVGIVAALIPAVKAYTLNISKTLANA from the coding sequence ATGATTACAAAATTAGCTTGGCGAAATATTTGGTTCAAACCGTTGAATACTATTTTGAGTATTATTTTGTTAACCTCAAGTGTTGCCATTATTACGGTTTTAATTTTATTAGAAAAACAGTTCGAAGAGAAATTTACCAATAATTTAGACGGAATAGATTTAGTGATGGGCGCGCAAGGAAGTCCGTTACAATTAATTTTATCGTCTATTTATCAAGTCGATGCTCCAACAGGGAATATTAGTTTAGATTCGGCAAAAGTATGGATGCAAAACCCAATGGTTGAAAAAGCCATTCCATTAGCATTTGGAGATAATTATAAAGGTTTCAAAATTTTAGGAACAAATCAGGATTATCTTAATCATTTTAAAGTAGAATTTTCTGAAGGTAAAACTTTCGATAATAACTTTGAAGTAGTTATTGGAAGTGAAATTGCTCAAAAACTAACTTTGAATGTTGGAGATGAATTTTTTGGTTCACACGGCGATAGCGAAGAAGGTGAAGTTCATGATCATTATGCTTATAAAGTAGTAGGAATTGCAAAACAGACTGGCAAAGTAGTAGATAATTTAATTTTGTGTACTATTCCAAGTGTATGGCAAATGCACCATCAAGGACACGAAAATCCTGCACATGGAGAAGAAGGTCATGTTCATGAAGAAGGCGACGAACATGAACACGAGCATCACGAAGCTGCTGATTTAACTATGGATGAGCCAGGAATGGAGATTACTTCAGTTTTATTGCAAATGCGTAATCCAATGGCAAAATTGACTTGGCAACGTATTATTCCTCAAAATACCAAAATGCAAGCGGCTTCACCTGCAATTGAAATTAATAGATTATTTACATTATTTGGTGTTGGGATTGATGCACTTCGTTATTTAGCCTACGGAATAATGCTGATTTCAGGAATTTCGATATTTATTGCGTTGTTTAATACCTTAAAAGAACGTAAAAGTGAATTTGCCTTATTACGAGTGAATGGAGCAGGAAGATTGCAATTATTAAAACTTGTTTTAATAGAAAGTTTGCTTTTGTGTATTGTTGGTTTTATTTTTGGTACGATTTTGGGAAGAATAGCATTAGTTCTCATTTCAAAATCATCGGAAGCCGACTTTAAATTGAGTTTTAATCCGTACGAATTTATTTGGAACAAAGAAGGTTGGTTGTTAGCACTCACATTGCTTGTAGGAATAGTTGCTGCATTAATTCCGGCCGTAAAAGCATATACATTAAATATTTCAAAAACATTAGCAAATGCGTAA
- a CDS encoding ABC transporter ATP-binding protein, which yields MISTKGITFSYSKDQLFHMPDLYCEAGSTIIITGDSGKGKTTYLHILAGLLKPKTGEILIDKVNMVSLSESKGDKFRGKNIGLVLQKSHFVASLTVLENLEMASWLATGKKNATRAKELLAKLDIANQANKLPSQLSIGQQQRVSIARALMNDPKVLLADEPTSSLDDKNAEKVIQLLTDLSKEYKAALVIVTHDARIKEKFINKITMV from the coding sequence ATGATAAGCACTAAAGGAATTACATTTTCCTATTCAAAAGACCAACTGTTTCACATGCCCGATTTGTATTGTGAGGCAGGTAGCACCATTATAATAACAGGTGATTCAGGAAAAGGGAAAACGACCTATTTACATATTTTAGCTGGTTTATTAAAACCAAAAACGGGCGAAATTTTAATTGATAAAGTTAATATGGTTTCTTTATCAGAATCAAAAGGGGATAAATTTCGTGGAAAAAATATTGGTTTAGTATTGCAAAAATCACATTTTGTGGCTTCGCTTACGGTTCTAGAAAATTTAGAAATGGCGAGTTGGTTAGCAACAGGAAAGAAAAATGCAACAAGAGCAAAAGAATTGCTAGCAAAATTAGATATTGCAAATCAAGCCAATAAATTGCCAAGTCAGCTAAGTATTGGCCAGCAGCAACGCGTTTCAATAGCTCGTGCTTTAATGAATGATCCAAAAGTGCTTTTAGCCGATGAACCTACATCTAGTTTAGACGATAAAAATGCAGAAAAAGTAATTCAGTTATTGACAGATTTATCTAAAGAATACAAAGCAGCATTGGTAATTGTTACGCACGATGCTAGAATTAAAGAGAAGTTTATTAACAAAATAACAATGGTATAA
- the radC gene encoding RadC family protein translates to MYTPINQWAEDDRPREKFLLKGKSSLSDSELLAILIGSGSRNESAVQLCQRILASSQNNLNLLGKLSIQQLMNFKGIGEAKAISIAAALELGRRRREEEVIELKKITSSKAVFDIMQPLIGELPHEEFWVLFLNNSNKVIYKTQISKGGITGTVVDIRIVFKLALEHNATSIILSHNHPSGKLQASEADIQITKKMKEAGKNLDIQVLDHVIITEKSYYSFVDEGIF, encoded by the coding sequence ATGTACACGCCAATCAATCAGTGGGCCGAGGACGATCGCCCACGTGAAAAATTTCTATTGAAAGGAAAATCTTCCTTATCAGATTCTGAACTTTTAGCTATTCTTATTGGTTCGGGTTCTCGTAACGAGAGTGCCGTTCAATTGTGCCAACGCATTTTAGCCAGTTCGCAAAATAATCTAAATCTTCTCGGAAAATTATCCATTCAACAATTGATGAATTTCAAAGGAATTGGAGAAGCTAAAGCGATTTCCATTGCCGCCGCTTTAGAATTAGGAAGAAGAAGACGAGAAGAAGAAGTCATCGAACTCAAGAAAATAACTTCGAGTAAAGCGGTTTTCGATATTATGCAACCGTTAATTGGTGAATTGCCACACGAAGAATTTTGGGTATTGTTTCTCAATAATTCAAATAAAGTCATTTACAAAACACAAATTAGCAAAGGCGGAATTACAGGAACAGTTGTAGATATCCGAATTGTGTTTAAACTTGCTTTGGAACACAATGCCACTTCCATTATTTTGTCGCACAATCATCCTTCAGGGAAGTTACAAGCCAGCGAAGCCGATATTCAAATTACCAAGAAAATGAAAGAAGCTGGAAAGAATTTAGATATTCAAGTTTTAGATCATGTAATTATTACTGAAAAGAGTTATTATAGTTTTGTAGATGAAGGAATTTTTTAG
- a CDS encoding DUF1287 domain-containing protein, with protein MRLFSIILLSIFLLNCKKESKPVFTQKIEIEKPKEVYLLENPTDFYQKLSNAAVSIIDPEVVYTPTYVGIKYPNGDVPAKTGVCSDVVIRAYRKLGIDLQKEVHEDMKANFSLYPKTWGLKSTDKNIDHRRVPNLETFFERKGKSLPITQNANDYKVGDIVTWRLSGDGIPHIGIVTHLKSNPDASGGKRNKIVHNIGSGQVLEDCLFNWKIVGHYRFGK; from the coding sequence ATGAGATTATTTAGCATTATACTCCTATCAATATTTCTTTTAAACTGTAAAAAGGAAAGTAAACCAGTTTTTACTCAAAAAATTGAAATAGAAAAACCGAAAGAAGTTTATTTGTTAGAAAATCCAACGGATTTTTATCAAAAACTATCGAATGCTGCCGTTTCTATAATTGATCCTGAAGTTGTTTATACACCAACTTACGTTGGGATAAAATATCCAAATGGAGATGTTCCTGCAAAAACTGGAGTTTGTAGTGATGTGGTCATTAGAGCGTATCGAAAATTAGGTATTGATTTACAAAAAGAAGTTCATGAAGACATGAAAGCTAACTTTTCATTGTATCCAAAAACTTGGGGATTGAAATCTACCGATAAAAATATTGACCATCGAAGAGTTCCAAATTTAGAAACGTTTTTTGAACGAAAAGGTAAAAGTTTACCCATTACTCAAAACGCTAACGATTACAAAGTTGGCGATATTGTTACTTGGCGACTTTCAGGTGATGGCATTCCACATATTGGAATTGTAACGCATTTAAAATCAAATCCCGACGCTTCAGGAGGAAAACGAAATAAAATTGTCCACAACATAGGAAGTGGACAAGTTTTAGAAGATTGCCTTTTCAATTGGAAAATTGTTGGGCATTATCGTTTTGGGAAGTGA
- a CDS encoding UDP-N-acetylmuramate--L-alanine ligase, which translates to MRVHFIAIGGAAMHNLALALHEKGYQVTGSDDAIFEPSKSRLEKKGLLPIELGWFPERITSDLDAVILGMHAKKDNAELLRAQELGVKIYSYPEFLYEQSKDKTRVVIGGSHGKTTITSMILHVMNYHDVKVDYMVGAQLEGFDTMVHLTEENEFIVLEGDEYLTSPIDLRPKFHLYQPNIALISGIAWDHINVFPTFDNYVDQFRIFTNLITKGGILVYNEEDPIVKQVAEECENQIRKIAYQTPEYSVENGTTLLETPDGAMPIEVFGAHNLNNLAGAKWICQCMGVDEAEFYEAIATFKGASKRLEKIAESSNKVAYKDFAHSPSKVSATTKAVKNQYPDRKLVACLELHTYSSLNAEFLKEYQGALDAADVAVVFYSPDAVKIKQLEEVTYDQIANSFERNDLIIYTNPTEFKDFLFNQNLDNSALLLMSSGNYGGLNFDEVKELIS; encoded by the coding sequence ATGAGAGTACACTTCATAGCCATTGGCGGAGCAGCCATGCACAACTTAGCCTTAGCCTTACACGAAAAAGGATATCAAGTAACTGGAAGCGACGATGCAATTTTTGAACCGTCAAAATCGCGTTTAGAGAAAAAAGGTTTGTTGCCCATTGAATTAGGTTGGTTTCCCGAAAGAATCACCTCCGATTTAGATGCGGTAATTTTAGGAATGCATGCCAAAAAAGACAATGCCGAATTGCTACGTGCTCAAGAATTAGGCGTAAAAATCTATTCGTATCCTGAATTTTTATACGAACAATCGAAAGATAAAACGCGTGTTGTAATTGGCGGTTCTCACGGAAAAACAACCATTACTTCTATGATTTTGCACGTGATGAATTATCATGATGTTAAGGTTGATTATATGGTGGGTGCGCAATTAGAAGGTTTTGATACCATGGTGCATTTAACTGAAGAAAATGAATTTATTGTTTTAGAAGGCGATGAGTATTTAACATCTCCTATCGATTTGCGTCCTAAGTTTCATTTGTACCAACCCAATATTGCTCTAATTTCAGGAATTGCTTGGGATCATATTAATGTGTTTCCAACATTCGATAATTATGTAGACCAATTTAGAATTTTTACCAATTTAATTACTAAAGGTGGAATTTTGGTATATAATGAAGAAGATCCAATAGTAAAGCAAGTGGCGGAAGAATGTGAAAACCAAATTCGTAAAATTGCTTACCAAACACCGGAATATTCAGTTGAAAATGGAACTACATTGTTAGAAACGCCGGATGGTGCGATGCCAATTGAGGTTTTTGGAGCACACAATTTAAACAACTTAGCTGGAGCGAAATGGATTTGCCAATGTATGGGTGTCGATGAAGCCGAATTCTACGAAGCAATTGCTACTTTTAAAGGAGCAAGCAAACGTTTAGAGAAAATTGCAGAAAGTTCAAATAAGGTTGCGTATAAAGATTTTGCGCATTCGCCAAGTAAGGTTTCAGCAACTACAAAAGCAGTAAAAAATCAATATCCCGATAGAAAATTAGTTGCGTGTTTAGAATTGCATACCTATAGTAGTTTAAATGCCGAGTTTTTAAAAGAATACCAAGGCGCTTTAGATGCTGCAGATGTTGCGGTGGTTTTCTATTCGCCAGATGCTGTTAAAATTAAACAATTAGAAGAAGTAACCTACGACCAAATTGCCAATTCATTTGAACGTAACGATTTGATAATTTATACAAACCCAACCGAATTCAAAGACTTTCTTTTCAACCAAAATTTAGATAATTCAGCCTTATTACTAATGAGTTCTGGTAACTACGGCGGATTGAATTTTGATGAGGTAAAAGAGTTAATTAGTTAA
- a CDS encoding tetratricopeptide repeat protein yields the protein MRKIIFFFLVTFQLFSQSNFELGKQYFAEKKWELAQNNFEKAIVQNPNNYQAIEYLGDIFGHLKNWDSAIAKYKSLREKFPQNANYWYKYGGALGMKAKESSKWKALGLIGDVEDAFLKAAELDKKHIDTRWALVMLYIELPGIIGGSEKKAQKYASELLNLSKVDGYLAKGYIDVYFKRYQSAEKNYSLAHKIGNSKTTFEKLYDLYLNKLKYTDKAKQLKKEFNL from the coding sequence ATGCGAAAAATAATTTTCTTTTTTTTAGTTACGTTTCAACTATTTTCCCAATCAAACTTCGAATTAGGGAAACAATATTTTGCAGAAAAAAAATGGGAATTAGCGCAAAATAATTTTGAAAAAGCTATAGTTCAAAATCCAAATAATTATCAAGCGATTGAATATTTAGGAGATATTTTTGGACACTTGAAGAATTGGGATTCTGCCATTGCAAAATATAAAAGCCTTCGCGAAAAGTTCCCACAAAATGCGAATTATTGGTATAAATATGGTGGCGCTTTAGGGATGAAAGCCAAAGAAAGTTCTAAATGGAAAGCTTTAGGTCTTATAGGTGATGTTGAAGATGCATTTTTAAAAGCGGCAGAACTCGACAAAAAACATATCGATACGCGTTGGGCACTGGTTATGTTGTATATAGAACTTCCGGGAATTATTGGTGGAAGCGAAAAGAAAGCACAAAAATATGCATCAGAATTGTTGAATCTCTCCAAAGTAGATGGCTATTTAGCAAAAGGTTACATCGATGTCTATTTTAAACGTTATCAAAGTGCGGAAAAGAATTACAGTTTAGCACATAAAATTGGCAATTCAAAAACTACGTTTGAAAAATTATATGACTTATATTTGAACAAGCTTAAGTATACAGACAAAGCCAAACAATTAAAAAAAGAATTTAATTTGTGA
- a CDS encoding carboxypeptidase-like regulatory domain-containing protein: MLRILIFLISISVFSQTQFTGKIIDIKSKQPLLGASIYIPNTSIGTSTDIDGKFVLVVPTRNIEIVVSYVGYNTINVKLDLTEINEFSKTIMMREKSNQLDEVIVTKQKIDEEWRRQFKLFKYHFIGNSTVAEKVEILNKEDIFFTEVKDSTSYSLQAQSNKPLIIINKKLGYKLTYDLIEFSVFRSNDNPQKSVYYGYSFFEDIIEKEKLNYKKTIINRQKAYNGSLNHFIKSVYQNKIIENGFVVNEFILKENPEYPSKERLTYLKNEAKKTGNYDSLRNLPNKFQKIIGREYSKQNFVIGLDEKQYLSFKNSIQIKYNEECDKNYKTKFDFQLSYISLTEKVEIFENGNFYNPLHMIIYDYMSWKKMGDALPYDYEP, from the coding sequence ATGTTAAGAATACTAATTTTCCTTATTTCAATATCTGTATTTTCTCAGACACAATTTACTGGTAAAATAATTGACATCAAAAGTAAACAACCCTTACTAGGTGCATCAATTTACATACCAAATACAAGTATTGGTACCTCAACTGATATTGACGGAAAATTTGTTTTAGTGGTACCCACAAGAAATATTGAAATTGTAGTAAGTTATGTAGGCTACAATACAATTAATGTTAAACTTGACTTAACAGAAATTAACGAGTTTAGCAAAACAATTATGATGAGAGAAAAAAGCAATCAACTCGATGAAGTAATTGTTACTAAACAAAAAATAGATGAAGAATGGAGAAGACAATTTAAGTTATTCAAATATCATTTTATTGGGAACAGTACTGTTGCAGAAAAAGTTGAGATTTTGAATAAAGAAGACATTTTTTTTACAGAAGTAAAAGATTCCACAAGTTATTCATTACAAGCCCAGTCAAACAAACCCTTAATTATTATTAATAAAAAACTTGGATATAAACTGACTTATGATTTAATAGAGTTTAGTGTTTTTAGATCAAATGACAATCCTCAAAAATCTGTTTACTATGGCTACTCATTTTTTGAAGACATTATTGAAAAGGAGAAGTTAAATTATAAAAAAACAATTATTAACAGACAAAAAGCTTATAATGGCTCTTTAAACCATTTTATAAAATCTGTTTATCAAAATAAAATTATTGAAAATGGTTTTGTTGTAAATGAATTTATATTAAAAGAAAACCCAGAATATCCTTCTAAAGAAAGGCTTACCTATCTTAAAAATGAAGCAAAAAAAACGGGTAATTATGATAGTCTAAGAAATTTACCTAATAAATTTCAAAAAATAATTGGACGTGAATATTCAAAACAAAATTTTGTAATTGGCCTCGATGAAAAGCAGTATTTGAGTTTTAAAAATTCAATACAGATTAAATACAATGAAGAATGCGATAAAAATTACAAAACTAAATTTGATTTTCAGTTGTCTTATATATCATTAACTGAAAAAGTAGAGATTTTTGAAAATGGTAATTTTTACAATCCTTTACATATGATTATTTACGATTATATGTCATGGAAGAAAATGGGAGATGCCCTTCCATATGATTATGAGCCATAA